A window of Synechococcus sp. MW101C3 genomic DNA:
TCGATCACGGTTTTCTCCAGATCGAGTGCCTCGGCCTGGTTCTGCTCGAAGTAACCCGGCACCACGTTGTGATCGCCAAGGCGGGCGATGCCCTCGTCGACCGGCTCCAGACCCATCACCAGGCGCAGCAGCGTCGATTTTCCGGCGCCGTTGGGGCCGACAAAGGCGATCCGATCGCCCCGCTCCACTTCGAGCCCTGCGCCGAGAAACAGGATCCGGTCGCCGTAGCTGTGGCTTATGTCTTCGATCAGCGCCACCTGCCGGCCGGAGCGGGGCGCCGGCGGGAACTGGAAGCTGGGGCCGGACACCCCTTCCAGCGGAGCTTCGATCCGCTCCACCTTCTCCAGCAGCTTTTCGCGGCTCTTGGCCTGGGTGCTGCGGGTGGCGCTGGCGCGGAAGCGGTCGATGTAGGCCTGCTGGCCCGCCAGTTCCTTCTGCTGCCGTTCGAAGGCGGCCTGGGTGGCTTCCCTCTCCAGTGCCTTCTGCTCAAGGTGCTGGCTGTAGTTGCCCAGGTAGGTGCGGGAGATGCCGCGCTCGGTTTCCACGATCTGGTTGCAGATCCTGTCGAGGAAGGTGCGGTCGTGACTGACCACAACGATCGGCACGGGCTGGGCCACTAGGTAACCCTCCAGCCACTGGATCGTTTCCACATCCAGGTGGTTGGTGGGTTCGTCGAGCAGCAGCAGATCGGGATCCTGCAGCAGGACCTTGCCGAGCGCGATCCGCATCTGCCAGCCGCCGGAGTAGTCGCCCACCGGCAGGTCGGCGGATTCGGGGGTGAAGCCGATCGTGGGCAGGAGCTTGTCGATGCGGGCGTCGAGTTCGTAGCCGTGCAGGGCTTCGAAGCGGCTGTGCAGCCGCCCCAGTTCGTGGATCAGATCGTCGAGATGATCGGGGTCGGTGCTGGCCTGCTCGCTCGCCATTTCATGCTCCACCCGGTGCTGCCGGATCAGCACCTCGGCGGCCTCCCCGAACGCCTGGAAGAGCTCCTCCCGCACGGTACGGCTGGGATCCACATCGAATTCCTGCTTGAGGTACACGATGCGGGGATTCCCCTGGCGCACCACCTGGCCGCTGCTGGGTTCCTCAAGCCCGGCGATCAGCCGCAGCTGGGTGGATTTGCCGGCACCGTTCACCCCCACCAGACCGATACGGTCGCCTGGCTTCACTTCCCAGGTGACGTCGCGCAGCACTTCGCCGGTGGGGTAAAGCTTTGAGACGCGTTCCAGACGAAGCACAGCGTGGGGGGTATTGGGAGTTGTGTCCCATCATCACGCCTGTGCCCGCCTGGAACCGTATCGGCACACTGGAGGGAGGAGAAAGGCGCCGCGATGATGACCCACCGGCTGGAGCCATGGTGAAACGACTGGAGCAAGTGGCGGCGCTGGTGGTGGCCGCCGGTCTGGCACTGGTGAGCTACTGGCTGTTCTTCAGCTGGTCGCAGGGTGGCCGCTCCGATCGCCTGGCTCCGCGCAGCCTGACGCCCATGCCGGAAGGAACGGGAACCGAGCTGGCGCGCCCCCAAGGAACAGCCGCGCCGTTAGCAGGGGGCAACCTGCCGCTGCCAGCGGACCGCACACACCCCTGAGCTGGCGCACCTCCCTCTTCATCAGACGTGCGCCAAGGGGCTTGCGCAGAGCCACGCCGGCCGGGTTACGTAGAGCTCGCTGGCCTGGCCTGAGCAGATAGCTGCGCACCTCGATCAGAGCCCGCCGCGCGCCTTGACCAGCCACTGCCGCGTGCCTTCATCGTGGCTGGCCAGATGCTCCTTCACCTGCTCAGCGGTGACGGGCAGATTCCATTGCGCGCCCAGTTCCACGATCCGCTGCAAGGTGCCCTTCGGGTCTTGCAGCGCCTGGCGGAACAGCAACTGGGTGAGCTCGTGGTCTTGCTGGATGCGGGCGTACAGCTCGGCAACGGGGGTTGGAGCAGCGCTGGAATCTGTCATGGAAACGGATGGGAGCCGTTGATCTGGTTCGACGTTATGGGTGGCTGGTGAGTGGGGCGAGAGATTGTGTGGTGTTGATGGACTTCGGCACCAGGCTGCGGCGGAAGGGGCGTGCCTCCCGCGGTGCCCGCAGCAGCTGGGAGAACAGCACCGCCAGCGCCTTCCACTCCGGCGGAGCCTGACGCTGCGGCCAGCTGCCCGGGGTGCAGTACAGAAACTGAATGAGCGCGTTGTGGCTGTCCCAGCTGAGCGCCTCCCAGGCCAGTGCCACGTTCCGTTCGCGTTTGGCCAGGCAGCTGGCCGGCAGGGGCGCCGGCAGGCCAGGCAGCTGCAGGGTGGCCTCGCTGAACGGCGGCAGGTCGGCGGTGAGGCGGCCTTCCAACCCCCGCTCGCTGATGGCTTCGAGCTGGAGCGTGCAGGTGATCCCCTCCGCCCGCAGCTGGACCGGCAGGTGGAGCGCCAGCCAGGGGGTGGGATCGAGACAGGGGGGATCGATGCAGCAGCGCAACGCCACCAGCAGGGCAAAGGTGTTGAGGCCGCCCCAGAACAGCCCCACCCAGTGGGTGGTGGGAGCCAGCGGGCCCGCCTGCAGCTGCAGCAGCACGGCGCCGAGGTTGGCGAGGTTGACCACCAGCAGCACGAGCAGCGGCAACATCAACGACCAGGCGCCTCCGCCGTGCTGGCGCAGGCGGTGCTTGGGCGTGATCGTGAAGCCTCCGCCCGGCATCACCAGGCTGCGCAGCACGGTGATCGCCAGTGGCACCGCCAACAGCCAGCTCATCAGCTCCGGCAGCAGGGCATGGCGGGAGCCGCGGGTGAGCCAGCCCACCAGGGCCAGTTGGCTGCAGAGCACGGGCAGGGCGTAAACGAGAAACTGCTCGAGCGTCATGCGGATCGGCAGGATGCCGAGCAGCCCCACACACAACGGCATCAGCAGCAGGATCAGCCGGGGCAGGTTGTTGAACCAGTGCAGCAGCCCCTCGCTGTAGGAGAAGCGCTGCTGGGCCGAGAGCCCCCGCAGCCGCAGCGGATTGGCGTTCAGGCGCAGGGTCTGCAGGGTGCCGGTGCACCAGCGCAAGCGCTGCTGGACGAAATCGGCCATCGTTTCCGCCGCCAGACCAGCGCTGAGCTTCTCCGGCAGGTACACGAGGCGATGGCCGCGGGCGGTGAGCTCCAGGCCGGCCACGAAATCCTCGGAGAGCGCCCCCGGGTTGAACCCACCGATGGCCGCCAGCGCCGAACGCCGCACCACGAAGGAGGTGCCGGCACAGACGACGGCGGCATTGCCATCCCGCACCGGCTGGATCCAGCGGTAGAAGCTCTCCTCATCGGGCAGCAGCCAGCGCTCCATCGCCAGGTTGCGCATCAACGGATCGGCGTTGATGAAGGTCTGGGGGGTTTGCACCAGCGCCACATCCGCCTCCAGAAAGAAGCCGAGCGTGCGCTCGAGAAAGTGGGTCTGCGGGATGAAGTCGGCATCGAACACCGCCACCAGTTCCGCATGGCTGTGGCTGAGACCGAAATTCAGATTGCCCGCCTTGGCGCCGCGGCGATCGAGGCGGCTGAGGTAAGTGCAACCGAGGCGGTTGGCGAGCTCTTCCACCTCAGCGCGGCCGCTGTCGTCGAGCACGAACACGCGCTTGTGGGGATAACGCATCGCCGTCACGCCCACCAGACAGCGCCGCAACACCGCCAGCGGCTCGCCGCAGGTGGGAATCAGCACATCCACCGGCGGCTGCCAGGTTCCGGTGCGGAAACAGGCTTCGAGTCGATCGGCCTGCCGCTCCCGTGGCGGAATCGCGCGCCAGCTGAGCAGGATCTGCATCATGCCGGTGCCCAGCAGGAAGGCTTCGCAGCCCAGCAGCACCAGGGAGAGGGTGAGCGCCAGCGCTGATGAGGTGTTGAGGCTGAAGCCCACCCGCCACACCAGGTAACGCAGCACCAGAAACAGCAGCAGCGCCACCGCCAATCGGCGCGCCGCCAGCGGACGCAGGGCTTCAGGCCGGTGGGTGAGCCAGCGGGCCGCCGCCAGCACCAACAGCACCGGCAGCAGGGCGGGGGCCAGCGAGGCCGAAGGAATCAGAGGGAAGGCGTCCAAGGTGGGGTCGGCGTTCCCTGAATACCGTCCCAACACCTTGCCGGATGCATTCCTGCGCCGTGGAAATCGCCGGCCGGGCCTGTGACAGGGTGCGTCTGAGCGTTGCTTGGCCAGCGGGACAGGGGCGCTCGCCTCTGGCGCGTTGGTGTTCTGGGTTGCGCTCAGGCGAGTGGCGCTCAGCCGGGTTCAGGCTGGCACAAGGGGTGGGTAGGCCACGCCGCGCAGCCGCTCGCTTCAGGCCGCGCAGGGCGAGTCGAGCTCCTCCTGTTCGGATGCGGAGGCATCTTCCATGGTGCGGGCGTCGAGGCAGAGCACCTTGCGCAGTTGGGCGTAGTTGGAGGCCTGGGATTTGTGGCCCTCCTGGGCTGCGGCGAACTCCGCGCGCTGAAGAACGTGGTGCAGATGGGTGAGCAGATACGTGCTGATCACGGCGGACACGAGCACGTCACTTTTCTCGGCGCCACGGCCCGATCGATCGCTGCGGCCGGCGGCGCGGGCTGCAGTGCTGGCGGCAGCCTGGGCTGGCAGTTTGCTGGCGGCGCGCCTGGCGGGCTTCGAGGCTGCCACCTGGCTTGCCTTGGTGTCGCCGGGGGTGGTGGGTCCGTCCGTGGCCCGGGTCACAGCTTTCGTCATGGCTTTGGTCATGGCTTGGGGGCGGCGCATGCGCAGAGCTCCACAAGCATACGGCTGGATACTATCCCTGTGCACCTCTGTACACTCGTGTGTAGAGCAAGCGCACCCTGGGGCCGTGGCCACCCGTCAGACCTCCGCCAGCGGCCGCCCCAAGTCACCTCGCATTCAGGTGGTGCTGCCTGAAGAACTCTGTGAACGGCTCGCCGCGGTGGCGGAGGCGGAGTCGCGCACGGTCAGCAACATGGCCAAGGTGCTCATCCAGCAGGGCCTGGATCGTCTCGATCAGCCGCCGCCCGAGCTGCCGCCGGAACGGCCGCGCGATGCCCGCAGTCAGCGCCAGTTGCGCACCGATCAGTTCCGCCAAGCCCTGGAGCGGCAGCAACGCAATGGACCAGGTCGTCTGCGGGGGGCGCCGCGGCGCCTACGGCTCTACCGGCCGGCGAGCTGAACGGCTTTCTGGTCCGCCGGTTGACCGCGGCTTGGGCTGGCCGGTGCCTGCGGCGGCGGCAGTGGCGGGCGCTCAGGTGGTGGGAGTTGCGCGTACGCCCAGCACTGCGCTGCGGGAGGCCCCGGTGACGGAAGGCAGGGAACCGGGATGGCGGTGGTGGTGCCACCAGGCCAGCAGCGCGAAACCCAGCGCTTCCCGCTGGGCCGGCTCCACCCCCAGCTCCGACAGGGGCCTCACCATCACGCCGCGGCAGCGCTGGCGGAGCTCACGCACCAGCGTGCCGTTGTGGGCGCCGCCGCCGGCCAGTACCAGCTCCACTGGCCGGGTGCCCCGCTCCAGGTCCTGAGCGACAACCGCCGCACTGAAGGCGGTGAGGGTGGCAAGTGCATCTGCCTGCTGGGTGGCAAGTCCTGAGTTCCCGGGTTCGGCTGCCAGGGCGAGTTCCTGCAGGCGGCGGCGCAGATCCTCCTGGCCGAACAGTTCGCGGCCGGTGGACTTCGGCGGTGGCAAGTGGAAATAGTCGTCCTGCAGCCAACGGGCGATCAAGGCGTTCTGCACCTTGCCGCGGGCAGCCCAGGCGCCATCGCGGTCGTAGCCGAGGCGGCCATCACTGAACTGCGCCACCGCAAGGTCGATCAGAGTGTTGGCCGGGCCGCAGTCCCAGCCCGTCACCGGGGCCTGCCGCTCCGGGCCACTGGCCGGCGGCAGCAAGGTGAGATTGGCGATGCCACCGAGGTTGAGCACCGCCCGCCAGCCGCCGATGCGTGGCAGCAACGCGGCATCGGCGGCTGGCACCAGTGGCGCGCCATGCCCGCCGAGTGCCAGGTCATGGGCGCGCAGATCAAACACCACCGGCGTGTGCAACAGCTGGGCCAGCAGGGGGCCCTGCAGGAGTTGCCAGCTGGCACCGCGACCTTCGGGTGTGGGCGGGCGATGCCAGAGGGTCTGGCCATGGCAGCCCACCAGCTCCGCCTCGCCGGCAGGATCGCAGCTGCGGGCGGCGCGCGCCTGTTCGACGGTGACCGCCTCCGCCAGATCCAATAGCGCGGCGGCGGTGTGTGGCTCCCCCTGACCCACCGCCACCAACTGGGAGCGCAGCGGCTCGAGGTAGGGGGTCGAGGTGCTGTGCAAGACACGCCAACGGGGATGGTCGCG
This region includes:
- a CDS encoding ATP-binding cassette domain-containing protein, with protein sequence MLRLERVSKLYPTGEVLRDVTWEVKPGDRIGLVGVNGAGKSTQLRLIAGLEEPSSGQVVRQGNPRIVYLKQEFDVDPSRTVREELFQAFGEAAEVLIRQHRVEHEMASEQASTDPDHLDDLIHELGRLHSRFEALHGYELDARIDKLLPTIGFTPESADLPVGDYSGGWQMRIALGKVLLQDPDLLLLDEPTNHLDVETIQWLEGYLVAQPVPIVVVSHDRTFLDRICNQIVETERGISRTYLGNYSQHLEQKALEREATQAAFERQQKELAGQQAYIDRFRASATRSTQAKSREKLLEKVERIEAPLEGVSGPSFQFPPAPRSGRQVALIEDISHSYGDRILFLGAGLEVERGDRIAFVGPNGAGKSTLLRLVMGLEPVDEGIARLGDHNVVPGYFEQNQAEALDLEKTVIDTLFEAVPDWTQTQVRSLLGSFCFSNDAVFKQVGQLSGGEKARLALALMLLTPCNLLILDEPTNHLDIPAKQMLEQALQEYDGAALIVSHDRYFIAQVANRIVELRDGELVLYRGDYAYYLEKKREEAEADRLEQEVQARRARTAANKEKQQAKAASRKTRQD
- a CDS encoding glycosyltransferase is translated as MDAFPLIPSASLAPALLPVLLVLAAARWLTHRPEALRPLAARRLAVALLLFLVLRYLVWRVGFSLNTSSALALTLSLVLLGCEAFLLGTGMMQILLSWRAIPPRERQADRLEACFRTGTWQPPVDVLIPTCGEPLAVLRRCLVGVTAMRYPHKRVFVLDDSGRAEVEELANRLGCTYLSRLDRRGAKAGNLNFGLSHSHAELVAVFDADFIPQTHFLERTLGFFLEADVALVQTPQTFINADPLMRNLAMERWLLPDEESFYRWIQPVRDGNAAVVCAGTSFVVRRSALAAIGGFNPGALSEDFVAGLELTARGHRLVYLPEKLSAGLAAETMADFVQQRLRWCTGTLQTLRLNANPLRLRGLSAQQRFSYSEGLLHWFNNLPRLILLLMPLCVGLLGILPIRMTLEQFLVYALPVLCSQLALVGWLTRGSRHALLPELMSWLLAVPLAITVLRSLVMPGGGFTITPKHRLRQHGGGAWSLMLPLLVLLVVNLANLGAVLLQLQAGPLAPTTHWVGLFWGGLNTFALLVALRCCIDPPCLDPTPWLALHLPVQLRAEGITCTLQLEAISERGLEGRLTADLPPFSEATLQLPGLPAPLPASCLAKRERNVALAWEALSWDSHNALIQFLYCTPGSWPQRQAPPEWKALAVLFSQLLRAPREARPFRRSLVPKSINTTQSLAPLTSHP
- a CDS encoding anhydro-N-acetylmuramic acid kinase; the protein is MKVLGLMSGTSADGIDAVLASFEGPRDHPRWRVLHSTSTPYLEPLRSQLVAVGQGEPHTAAALLDLAEAVTVEQARAARSCDPAGEAELVGCHGQTLWHRPPTPEGRGASWQLLQGPLLAQLLHTPVVFDLRAHDLALGGHGAPLVPAADAALLPRIGGWRAVLNLGGIANLTLLPPASGPERQAPVTGWDCGPANTLIDLAVAQFSDGRLGYDRDGAWAARGKVQNALIARWLQDDYFHLPPPKSTGRELFGQEDLRRRLQELALAAEPGNSGLATQQADALATLTAFSAAVVAQDLERGTRPVELVLAGGGAHNGTLVRELRQRCRGVMVRPLSELGVEPAQREALGFALLAWWHHHRHPGSLPSVTGASRSAVLGVRATPTT